One window of the Acidimicrobiia bacterium genome contains the following:
- a CDS encoding OmpA family protein: MAQRTVTPHPKRPPPGFTVPDDDDAVMSGGAFGFLVLVAFVVLAVAAIVIGTSWIESDIESRTEGLLAANGLDGVLVAAHGTDVELSGSMQEGMSEEAVFDAVLQLAGVTRVDGKIWIVTADQIDDAVLVGDPIEVVWSNDAAVVSGEISTDERRSHIKSTLAGSFASVDVEELTVVEGIADEKDWIGTVLSLVIAVEKEVTDGRVMVFPVDQLLVVAGEVPDKGLRNALNNTIAEAASKIGFDVNPAIRVPEDEPTKEEVDALQTEINELILDQVVEFEVQSDVITKAGQLLLDGILVKLETAPEIRVEIAGHADANGSAEANMQLSEDRARAVLAYFVAHGQSPDRFDVVWFGESQPIADNNTEEGRARNRRIEFKALYEEEDTP, from the coding sequence ATGGCGCAACGAACCGTAACTCCCCATCCGAAACGGCCACCCCCTGGCTTCACGGTGCCAGATGACGATGATGCTGTCATGTCGGGCGGCGCCTTCGGGTTCCTCGTCCTTGTCGCCTTTGTCGTCCTCGCTGTTGCCGCCATCGTCATCGGTACCTCATGGATCGAGTCGGATATCGAAAGCCGTACCGAGGGACTGCTGGCGGCGAACGGCCTCGACGGTGTCCTCGTCGCAGCGCACGGAACCGATGTCGAACTCTCTGGATCGATGCAAGAAGGCATGTCCGAAGAGGCAGTCTTCGATGCCGTTCTCCAACTCGCCGGGGTGACCCGCGTTGATGGCAAGATTTGGATTGTCACCGCTGACCAGATCGATGATGCGGTTCTTGTCGGTGATCCGATCGAGGTCGTCTGGAGCAACGATGCAGCGGTCGTTTCGGGAGAGATCTCGACCGACGAGCGGAGAAGCCACATCAAGTCGACGCTGGCTGGTTCGTTTGCCAGCGTCGATGTGGAGGAGCTCACCGTCGTCGAAGGCATTGCCGATGAGAAGGACTGGATCGGAACCGTTCTGTCTCTGGTCATCGCTGTGGAGAAAGAGGTGACCGACGGGCGGGTGATGGTGTTCCCAGTGGACCAGTTGCTTGTGGTGGCAGGCGAGGTGCCCGACAAGGGCCTCCGGAACGCCCTCAACAACACGATCGCGGAGGCGGCCTCCAAGATAGGTTTCGATGTGAATCCTGCCATCCGTGTGCCCGAGGACGAACCCACCAAGGAGGAGGTCGACGCTCTCCAGACCGAGATCAACGAACTGATTCTCGACCAGGTCGTCGAGTTCGAAGTGCAGAGCGATGTCATCACCAAGGCAGGGCAGCTGCTCCTCGACGGCATCCTCGTCAAACTTGAGACCGCACCCGAGATCCGCGTCGAGATCGCCGGTCACGCCGACGCGAATGGATCCGCGGAAGCCAACATGCAGCTCTCCGAGGACCGAGCAAGGGCGGTCCTTGCATACTTCGTCGCGCACGGCCAGTCACCCGATCGATTCGATGTCGTCTGGTTCGGTGAGTCGCAGCCGATCGCCGACAACAACACCGAAGAAGGCAGGGCACGGAACCGTAGAATCGAATTCAAGGCTCTGTACGAAGAGGAGGACACGCCATGA
- a CDS encoding MFS transporter — MDQPAEGNTVPGAVIGRARANLLPLVAGQSVSLFGDYVAFFTLPYFMLSLTGEALDLGLTAFAETLPMVLFGLAAGVLLDRMKRLGRLLVAADLARALAFVLLAFLASEWGPELTVRTSAIAVFVVAFLVGSLSVLFDSGLQTYMTRCLLDSDLITGNARLGLARTIALSVGPLVGGLAVTVSGGFAVAFGLNALTFVVSAVFLVQIRPIRRSAAVAAERFRVALASGLRVLFSEPVLRWGTLGGTMTNLVFQPLEALLVLFVAQEVLHIEAITDVASREGLAVGLFIALQAAIGSIGVAFAGRVARHVSLGTMYIVGLVMLGGGFLAVAMLRSWVAVVPAGVALSGVTWVNVSLMTLRQKLAPADQMGRVISASRTLAWSGLPVGAALGGILAGIFGIIPVYVGGSSAVLLVALLLVRTPLHRERVMARSTP, encoded by the coding sequence GTGGATCAGCCAGCGGAAGGCAACACCGTTCCCGGTGCCGTCATCGGACGCGCCCGCGCCAACCTGCTTCCACTTGTTGCGGGGCAGAGCGTCTCCCTGTTCGGGGACTATGTCGCGTTCTTCACCCTCCCGTACTTCATGCTTTCCCTCACCGGAGAGGCACTCGACCTCGGACTGACGGCGTTTGCCGAGACCCTTCCCATGGTGCTTTTCGGTCTTGCCGCGGGGGTACTGCTCGATCGGATGAAGCGTCTCGGTCGGTTGCTCGTTGCTGCGGATCTCGCACGGGCGCTCGCATTCGTGTTGCTCGCATTCCTCGCCTCGGAGTGGGGACCCGAGTTGACCGTGCGAACCAGCGCCATCGCGGTGTTCGTCGTCGCGTTCCTCGTCGGCTCCCTGTCGGTCCTGTTCGATTCGGGGCTTCAGACTTACATGACGCGGTGTCTTCTCGATTCGGATCTGATCACCGGCAACGCTCGACTCGGGCTCGCTCGCACCATTGCCCTGTCGGTTGGGCCCCTCGTCGGTGGGCTCGCCGTGACCGTGAGCGGAGGCTTCGCCGTGGCATTCGGCCTGAATGCCCTGACATTTGTGGTCTCGGCGGTGTTCCTTGTCCAGATTCGGCCGATTCGCCGCAGCGCGGCAGTCGCTGCGGAGCGGTTCCGCGTCGCGCTCGCAAGCGGACTTCGGGTGCTGTTTTCCGAGCCGGTCCTGCGCTGGGGAACGCTCGGCGGCACCATGACCAACCTCGTCTTCCAACCGCTTGAGGCGCTCTTGGTGCTGTTTGTTGCCCAAGAAGTGCTCCACATCGAAGCCATCACCGATGTCGCATCACGGGAGGGGCTTGCTGTTGGGCTCTTCATCGCCCTTCAGGCGGCTATCGGCTCGATCGGCGTGGCGTTCGCTGGGAGGGTTGCACGGCATGTCTCGCTCGGCACGATGTACATCGTGGGGCTCGTCATGCTCGGTGGGGGTTTCCTCGCGGTGGCCATGCTGCGCAGCTGGGTTGCTGTCGTTCCTGCGGGCGTTGCCCTCAGCGGGGTGACCTGGGTCAATGTCTCGCTCATGACGCTGCGACAGAAGCTCGCACCCGCCGATCAGATGGGGAGGGTGATCTCTGCCTCTCGAACGCTTGCATGGTCAGGGCTCCCGGTCGGGGCGGCGCTCGGGGGCATTCTTGCTGGCATCTTCGGCATCATCCCGGTGTATGTCGGAGGCTCGAGCGCCGTGCTGCTCGTTGCGTTGCTCCTGGTCCGCACGCCGCTGCACAGGGAACGGGTGATGGCGAGAAGTACCCCATGA
- a CDS encoding tRNA (adenine-N1)-methyltransferase, with protein MSDPLFAEGESCLAYDHRGKRHLLSLKAGDTFHYDRGTIAHDDIIGRPEGSAVVSTMGSEVVVVRPRLADYVLKMKRGAAVVYPKDAGAIVTWADIAPGHSVVEAGTGSGALTLVLSRAVGPEGRVVTVERRGDHLTHAKRVIAGFAGSVPHNVTFIEGSVEHELESIVPDRVVLDLPEPWAVVPVAASQLTGGGVLAAYLPTVPQVQQLRDAIADAGVFFEIDTFEIIMRSWSVSGRSVRPEHRMVGHTGFITVGRRRL; from the coding sequence ATGAGCGACCCGCTTTTTGCAGAAGGCGAGTCGTGCCTCGCATACGACCATCGCGGGAAGCGGCACCTGTTGTCCCTGAAAGCTGGTGACACCTTCCACTACGACCGCGGCACCATCGCGCACGACGACATCATCGGAAGGCCGGAAGGGTCCGCTGTTGTTTCCACGATGGGTTCCGAGGTCGTCGTCGTGCGTCCCCGACTCGCCGATTATGTGCTGAAGATGAAGCGGGGCGCCGCCGTCGTCTATCCGAAGGATGCCGGAGCGATCGTGACCTGGGCAGACATCGCTCCCGGTCACAGCGTGGTCGAGGCAGGGACGGGTTCGGGTGCGCTCACCCTTGTGTTGTCCCGGGCCGTCGGACCCGAGGGACGGGTCGTGACCGTCGAACGGCGCGGCGACCACTTGACGCATGCCAAACGGGTGATCGCCGGTTTCGCGGGAAGCGTACCGCACAATGTGACATTCATCGAGGGCTCCGTCGAACACGAGCTCGAATCCATCGTTCCGGACCGGGTCGTGCTCGACCTTCCCGAACCGTGGGCCGTCGTGCCGGTCGCTGCGTCACAGCTCACCGGCGGGGGAGTGCTCGCCGCCTACCTCCCGACGGTGCCCCAGGTTCAGCAGCTCAGGGACGCAATCGCCGATGCAGGGGTGTTCTTCGAGATCGACACCTTCGAGATCATCATGCGCTCATGGTCGGTCTCGGGACGGTCGGTGCGCCCCGAACACCGGATGGTGGGCCATACGGGGTTCATCACCGTCGGGAGGCGACGGCTGTAG
- the arc gene encoding proteasome ATPase — protein sequence MSERDQAEFQQQVRALEAEINVLRGRLQDAPRRVRLLEDRLVDVRNQLTQAQGQNEKLSLVLRETREQLALLRDEVEKLTAPPNPFGTVLQVNADGTVDVTSSGRKLRVAVEPTVEVKELEKGQEVILNEAFNIVDVRSFETTGDVVTVKEVLNDARLVVIGRGDEERVVSLGAPATDVHIRAGNHVRLDTKTGLVLERIERPEVEELVLEEVPDVTYHDIGGLDEQIEIIRDAVELPYLHRDRFAAYDLTAPKGVLLYGPPGCGKTLIAKAVANSLAKAVGEHTQSEDTRSYFLNVKGPELLNKYVGETERQIRLIFQRAKEKSDEGVPVIVFFDEMDSLFRTRGTGVSSDVESTIVPQLLSELDGVESLKNVIVIGASNREDLIDPAILRPGRLDVKIKIERPGPDAARRIFAIYLAGSLPFDDEEVAAAGSVESLVEATVDAAVDAMYAESAENRFLEVTYANGDREELYFKDFASGAMIENIVRRAKKEAIKREIDGGTSGLRAEDLIDAIQREFKEQEDLPNTTNPDDWARISGKKGERIVYVRTLIDGEGEQRSIETASPGQYL from the coding sequence ATGTCCGAAAGGGACCAGGCCGAGTTCCAGCAGCAGGTTCGCGCGCTCGAGGCTGAGATCAATGTGCTCCGAGGTCGACTCCAGGATGCACCACGCCGAGTACGACTCCTCGAGGACCGGCTCGTCGATGTGCGCAACCAGCTGACGCAGGCACAGGGTCAGAACGAGAAGCTGAGCCTCGTCCTTCGTGAGACCCGCGAACAGCTTGCGCTGCTGCGCGACGAGGTCGAGAAGTTGACCGCGCCCCCCAATCCCTTCGGTACGGTGCTCCAGGTCAATGCGGACGGGACGGTTGATGTCACCTCATCGGGACGGAAGCTCCGTGTGGCGGTGGAGCCGACCGTCGAGGTGAAAGAGCTCGAAAAGGGCCAAGAGGTGATTCTCAACGAGGCCTTCAACATCGTCGATGTCCGCTCGTTCGAGACGACAGGTGATGTGGTGACCGTCAAGGAGGTGCTCAACGACGCCCGGCTCGTGGTGATCGGACGAGGAGACGAAGAACGCGTGGTATCGCTCGGCGCACCAGCCACCGATGTCCACATCCGGGCGGGCAACCATGTGCGGCTCGACACCAAGACCGGCCTGGTGCTCGAGCGCATCGAGCGTCCCGAGGTCGAAGAGCTCGTCTTGGAAGAAGTGCCCGATGTCACCTATCACGACATCGGGGGACTCGACGAGCAGATCGAGATCATTCGCGACGCTGTTGAGCTTCCCTACCTCCATCGGGATCGTTTCGCCGCGTACGACCTGACAGCTCCGAAGGGAGTCCTGTTGTATGGACCACCCGGCTGCGGCAAGACGCTGATCGCCAAGGCCGTTGCGAACTCCCTCGCCAAGGCAGTCGGCGAGCACACCCAGAGCGAAGACACCCGTTCGTATTTCCTCAATGTGAAAGGTCCCGAGCTCCTCAACAAGTATGTGGGGGAGACCGAGCGACAGATTCGCCTCATCTTCCAGCGCGCGAAGGAGAAGTCAGACGAAGGGGTACCGGTGATCGTCTTTTTCGACGAGATGGATTCCTTGTTCCGAACCCGAGGGACGGGCGTTTCATCTGATGTGGAATCGACGATCGTGCCACAGCTCCTCAGCGAACTCGACGGGGTGGAATCCCTCAAGAATGTGATCGTGATCGGGGCATCGAACCGAGAGGATCTCATCGATCCGGCCATTCTGCGGCCGGGACGCCTCGATGTGAAGATCAAGATCGAACGCCCGGGCCCGGATGCCGCACGCCGGATCTTCGCGATCTACCTCGCCGGTTCGCTGCCGTTCGATGACGAAGAGGTCGCCGCTGCCGGTTCGGTCGAAAGCCTTGTCGAAGCGACCGTCGACGCGGCGGTGGATGCGATGTATGCGGAGTCGGCGGAGAACCGTTTCCTCGAGGTCACCTATGCAAACGGTGACCGTGAAGAGCTGTACTTCAAGGACTTCGCGTCGGGTGCAATGATCGAGAACATCGTGAGGAGGGCGAAGAAGGAGGCGATCAAGCGCGAGATCGACGGTGGCACTTCGGGGCTGCGCGCCGAGGATCTCATCGACGCCATCCAGCGGGAGTTCAAGGAGCAGGAGGATCTTCCGAACACGACGAATCCCGACGACTGGGCGAGGATCTCGGGGAAGAAGGGCGAACGCATCGTGTATGTTCGCACCCTCATCGACGGTGAGGGAGAGCAACGCTCCATCGAGACGGCGTCACCCGGCCAGTATCTGTAG
- the dop gene encoding depupylase/deamidase Dop: MALEPIIGTEVEYGITVAGDESFNPVAASALVVNAHRDGGARIRWSYDDETPGRDARGFTVGVLPVDETDSGLINSVLLNGARLYVDHAHPEYSTPECGDPLEATLHDKAGERVMQTAASAATEMLPEGQRLLLHKNNSDGKGNSYGAHENYLVARSVPFGSIVHHLTSFLVSRQILTGSGKIGSEHARPDVDYQISQRADFFEEEIGLETTLKRPIINTRDEPHADAQRYRRLHVIFGDATLSEVQTLVKLGATSLMLMALEDGRAGDPIVLRDPVGSITHISHDISLGATVALEDGTTITARDLQWRFFAVAERYVMSTDLAPAYKQVLDEWRSLLEDLEGGWEPVSDRLDWAAKLSVLEAYRDRDGLGWNDPKLRLVGLQFHDIDPNRGLFHRLVASNRVRRLFTDQEVAAATTTPPEATRAFFRGACLRQYGSAVVAANWDSLVFDTGASTLVRVPMMEPRRGTKALVEHLLAASEDAAALINNIGDTNE; the protein is encoded by the coding sequence GTGGCCCTCGAACCGATCATCGGAACCGAAGTCGAGTACGGCATCACGGTGGCGGGCGACGAGTCGTTCAACCCGGTCGCAGCGTCTGCCCTTGTCGTCAACGCCCACCGAGACGGCGGCGCACGCATTCGATGGTCGTACGACGACGAGACACCGGGGCGAGATGCTCGGGGGTTCACGGTCGGTGTGCTTCCGGTCGATGAGACCGACTCGGGACTGATCAACTCGGTGCTGCTCAACGGGGCGAGGCTGTATGTGGATCACGCCCATCCGGAGTATTCGACTCCGGAATGTGGCGACCCGCTCGAAGCGACACTGCACGACAAGGCCGGGGAACGCGTCATGCAGACCGCGGCGTCGGCCGCCACCGAGATGCTGCCAGAGGGGCAGCGCCTGCTGCTGCACAAGAACAACTCGGATGGCAAGGGAAACTCATACGGGGCGCACGAGAACTACCTCGTCGCCCGCTCGGTGCCATTCGGATCGATCGTCCACCACCTGACCTCCTTTCTCGTGAGCAGGCAGATTCTCACCGGGTCAGGCAAAATCGGCTCAGAACACGCAAGGCCCGATGTCGACTACCAGATCTCGCAGCGGGCTGACTTCTTCGAGGAGGAGATCGGCCTCGAGACCACGCTCAAGCGGCCGATCATCAACACACGGGACGAGCCCCACGCCGATGCGCAGCGATACCGGAGGCTCCATGTCATCTTCGGCGATGCAACGCTGTCCGAAGTCCAAACGCTTGTGAAGCTCGGCGCGACCTCGCTCATGCTCATGGCGCTCGAGGATGGGAGGGCCGGAGATCCGATCGTGCTGCGCGACCCGGTCGGTTCGATCACCCACATCAGCCACGACATCTCGCTTGGCGCAACGGTGGCGCTCGAGGACGGAACCACGATCACGGCTCGCGACCTTCAGTGGCGTTTCTTCGCAGTCGCGGAGCGCTATGTGATGTCCACGGACCTCGCGCCTGCCTACAAGCAGGTCCTCGACGAGTGGCGCAGCCTGCTTGAGGACCTCGAGGGTGGATGGGAGCCGGTGTCGGACCGACTCGATTGGGCCGCAAAGCTCTCGGTTCTCGAGGCGTACCGCGATCGGGACGGGCTCGGCTGGAACGATCCGAAATTGCGACTCGTCGGACTTCAGTTCCACGACATCGATCCCAATCGGGGCCTCTTCCATCGTCTCGTCGCGTCGAACCGCGTGCGGCGTCTGTTCACTGACCAGGAAGTGGCAGCGGCCACGACCACGCCACCCGAAGCAACGAGAGCGTTCTTCCGCGGCGCATGCCTTCGCCAGTACGGAAGCGCGGTCGTTGCTGCGAACTGGGACTCACTCGTCTTCGACACGGGGGCCTCGACACTGGTTCGCGTTCCTATGATGGAACCGAGGCGGGGCACCAAAGCGCTCGTCGAACACCTCCTTGCCGCCAGCGAGGACGCCGCTGCGTTGATCAACAACATCGGAGACACCAATGAGTGA
- a CDS encoding ubiquitin-like protein Pup, translating to MSDRERAHRRASETTDDAVDATTTNRGEEVAERIDDLLDEIDTVLEENAEEFVKNYVQKGGE from the coding sequence ATGAGTGACAGAGAACGCGCCCACCGCCGAGCATCCGAGACAACCGACGACGCCGTCGACGCGACAACGACAAATCGTGGTGAGGAGGTGGCCGAGCGCATCGACGACCTCCTCGATGAGATCGACACCGTGCTCGAGGAGAACGCGGAAGAGTTCGTGAAGAACTATGTGCAGAAGGGCGGAGAGTGA
- the prcB gene encoding proteasome subunit beta — translation MTSRPLGPLHLGEPVADASFLSVLEQRGVAPRWDAVGASGLAVPEATTILALTWAEGVIMAGDRRATAGNLIAHRRVRKVYEADHHSAVAISGTAGMALELIKLFRTELEHYEKIEGSTLSVEGKANFLARMVRGNLSMAFQGLVVIPLFCGYDAAEGVGRLYSFDLVGGRYEELDYAATGSGGAQAKSFLKGAWRADLSRDEAIGVAVEALIAAAEEDAATGGPDLRRGIFPNVLSVTADGVDEIDDDALAGIAGPIIEERP, via the coding sequence GTGACCTCACGCCCGCTCGGTCCACTGCACCTCGGTGAGCCGGTCGCCGACGCCTCGTTCCTCTCCGTGCTCGAACAGCGCGGCGTTGCGCCCCGTTGGGACGCGGTCGGCGCTTCGGGCCTCGCTGTCCCGGAAGCAACAACGATCCTCGCTCTCACCTGGGCCGAGGGGGTCATCATGGCCGGTGATCGCCGAGCGACGGCTGGAAACCTCATCGCACATCGGCGGGTCCGCAAGGTGTATGAGGCCGATCACCATTCGGCGGTTGCCATCTCGGGGACGGCGGGCATGGCGCTCGAACTGATCAAGCTGTTCCGCACCGAACTCGAGCACTATGAGAAGATCGAAGGGTCGACGCTCAGCGTGGAAGGGAAGGCGAACTTCCTCGCACGAATGGTTCGGGGAAACCTCTCGATGGCGTTCCAAGGCCTCGTCGTGATTCCCCTCTTCTGCGGCTACGACGCCGCCGAGGGAGTCGGGCGACTGTACTCCTTCGACCTCGTCGGGGGCCGGTACGAAGAGCTCGACTACGCAGCAACCGGATCGGGTGGCGCTCAGGCGAAGTCGTTCCTCAAAGGTGCATGGCGTGCGGACCTCTCCCGCGACGAGGCGATTGGGGTTGCTGTCGAAGCCCTCATCGCGGCCGCCGAGGAGGACGCCGCAACAGGGGGTCCGGATCTCAGGCGCGGCATCTTCCCCAATGTGCTCAGCGTCACCGCAGACGGCGTCGACGAGATCGACGACGACGCCCTTGCCGGGATCGCAGGCCCGATCATCGAGGAACGCCCATGA
- the prcA gene encoding proteasome subunit alpha, producing the protein MSMPFYVPPEQLVKDRAEFARKGISRGRPIVVVQLDAGILLIGENHSPSLRKIGEVYDRIAFAGVGRFNEFELLRVAGIRYADLKGYSYSRADVTGKGLANAYSQTLGQVFSHEIKPYEVDIVVAELGATREGDNLFRIQFDGTLRDAESFAVLGAFGDEIGSALEASIAEGIDVGPAIAAACTAIEEATGQPIDPADWEAALLDRTATRRAFRRLSASEISDARG; encoded by the coding sequence ATGAGCATGCCCTTCTATGTCCCGCCCGAACAACTCGTCAAGGACCGCGCCGAGTTCGCCCGCAAGGGAATCAGTCGGGGGCGGCCGATCGTCGTCGTGCAACTCGATGCGGGCATTCTGCTCATCGGCGAGAACCACTCTCCCTCGCTGCGCAAGATCGGAGAGGTCTACGACCGGATCGCCTTTGCCGGTGTGGGTCGCTTCAACGAATTCGAGTTGCTGCGAGTGGCCGGGATTCGGTATGCGGACCTCAAGGGCTACTCATATTCGCGGGCCGATGTGACCGGCAAGGGTCTCGCCAACGCGTACTCCCAGACGCTCGGCCAGGTGTTCTCGCACGAAATCAAACCGTACGAGGTCGACATCGTGGTCGCGGAGCTCGGCGCGACGCGAGAGGGCGACAACTTGTTCCGCATCCAGTTCGACGGGACGCTGCGCGATGCCGAGTCGTTCGCGGTGCTCGGGGCATTCGGGGACGAGATCGGTTCTGCCCTTGAAGCATCCATCGCGGAGGGCATCGATGTCGGACCGGCGATCGCGGCGGCATGTACGGCGATCGAGGAAGCCACGGGCCAACCGATCGACCCCGCCGACTGGGAGGCCGCCCTGCTCGATCGTACCGCGACGCGCCGAGCCTTTCGTCGGCTGTCTGCGTCCGAGATCTCCGACGCGCGCGGCTGA
- the pafA gene encoding Pup--protein ligase has product MQRRIFGLENEYGVTCVLRGQRRLSPDEVARYLFRRVVSWGRSSNVFLENGARLYLDVGSHPEYATPECDSLYDLVAHDKAGERILEGLVASAERRLGEEGIRGDIYLYRNNTDSAGNSYGCHENYLIRRNADFQRTIDTLIPFLVTRQIWSGAGKLLGTARGTIFSLAQRAEHIWEGSSSATTRSRPIINTRDEPHADAERYRRLHVIAGDSNMSEYTTYAKLGATVALLQMLEDEVVFRDLTLENPIRAIREVSHDMTCRRKVRLANGRELSALDIQWEYLERVIRYTRTTGLSPEVERAVGMWEHILTGLEKDPMTLNRELDWVAKYHLIERYRERYQLALSSARLALIDLNYHDVDRDRGLFYKLVAAGLVDRIVTDNDITRAMVEPPQTTRARLRGAFIRAAKEKRRDFTVDWVHLKLNDQAQRTVLCKDPFKAYDERVDRLIDSL; this is encoded by the coding sequence GTGCAACGACGAATCTTCGGCCTTGAGAACGAATACGGTGTCACCTGCGTGCTGCGTGGCCAGCGACGCCTCTCGCCGGACGAGGTGGCTCGCTACCTGTTCCGACGGGTTGTCAGCTGGGGAAGATCGTCGAATGTGTTTCTGGAGAACGGAGCACGGCTGTATCTCGATGTGGGGTCACATCCCGAGTATGCCACGCCCGAGTGCGACAGCTTGTACGACCTCGTCGCCCACGACAAGGCCGGCGAACGGATCCTCGAGGGTCTCGTGGCCTCCGCAGAGCGGCGTCTCGGCGAGGAGGGTATTCGCGGTGACATCTACCTGTACCGCAACAACACCGACTCGGCCGGAAACTCGTACGGGTGCCACGAGAACTATCTGATTCGCCGGAACGCCGACTTCCAGCGGACCATCGACACGCTCATCCCGTTTCTCGTGACACGACAGATCTGGTCGGGTGCCGGCAAGCTCCTCGGCACGGCGCGGGGCACCATCTTCTCCCTTGCCCAACGCGCAGAACACATCTGGGAGGGATCGTCGTCAGCGACCACGAGATCGCGGCCGATCATCAACACCCGCGACGAGCCGCACGCCGACGCGGAGCGCTATCGGAGGCTGCATGTCATTGCCGGTGATTCCAACATGTCCGAATACACGACCTACGCCAAGCTCGGTGCGACGGTGGCGTTGCTCCAGATGCTCGAGGACGAAGTTGTCTTTCGTGACTTGACGCTGGAGAATCCCATCCGCGCCATCCGCGAGGTGAGCCATGACATGACCTGCCGTCGCAAGGTCCGCCTCGCCAACGGTCGGGAGTTGAGCGCTCTCGACATCCAATGGGAGTACCTCGAGCGGGTCATTCGGTACACGCGAACGACGGGTCTTTCCCCAGAGGTGGAGCGGGCCGTCGGCATGTGGGAACACATCCTCACCGGCCTCGAAAAGGACCCCATGACGCTCAACCGGGAGCTCGATTGGGTTGCCAAGTACCACCTGATCGAGCGATATCGCGAGCGCTATCAACTGGCCCTTTCATCGGCCCGCCTGGCACTGATCGATCTGAACTACCACGATGTCGACCGCGACCGGGGACTGTTCTACAAGCTGGTTGCTGCCGGGCTCGTCGACCGAATCGTGACCGACAATGACATCACCCGAGCCATGGTGGAACCTCCCCAAACGACACGAGCACGCCTCCGGGGAGCCTTCATTCGTGCAGCCAAGGAGAAGCGACGCGACTTCACCGTCGATTGGGTACACCTCAAGCTCAACGACCAAGCGCAGCGAACTGTCCTGTGCAAGGACCCGTTCAAGGCCTACGACGAGCGCGTCGACCGTCTCATCGACAGCCTCTAG
- a CDS encoding WYL domain-containing protein, whose product MQRVVERVLNLLAYLLTAGRPVTADEIRNTVAGYSHDSDAAFRRTFERDKDLLRSLGVPLTMSATDIWEVEHGYVIPPEEYAIEDPGLTDEERSALLAAVQAVQFTGRSTGLTAIFKLGGASPILNPPSLAADLGHDLDLLGVLFEAISTRTKLSFEYAGKRRTVLPYALGHRFGHWYLTAPEIGAPEIVKAFRVDRMGPPAIEGASKSFDRPAAFNPDEVLPSGAAEGRSDRSATVVFDADVGRVAVGQVPGAEVTATDGLRTTAEVPVRDDAGFINWLLGFDDKAVIVAPEDLRDRLLAHIGAVP is encoded by the coding sequence ATGCAGCGTGTTGTCGAACGAGTGCTCAACCTGCTTGCGTACCTCCTCACCGCCGGTCGACCCGTCACCGCTGACGAGATCCGCAACACCGTGGCGGGCTACAGCCACGACAGCGACGCAGCGTTTCGGAGGACCTTCGAACGGGACAAGGATCTGCTGCGGTCCCTCGGCGTTCCTCTCACGATGTCAGCCACGGACATCTGGGAGGTGGAGCACGGCTATGTCATCCCTCCCGAGGAGTACGCGATCGAGGATCCCGGGCTGACCGACGAGGAGCGATCTGCGCTGCTCGCAGCGGTCCAGGCGGTGCAGTTCACCGGTCGATCCACCGGCCTGACGGCGATCTTCAAGCTCGGCGGCGCTTCTCCAATCCTCAACCCTCCGTCTCTCGCCGCCGACCTCGGTCACGACCTCGACCTACTCGGTGTGCTCTTCGAGGCGATCTCGACACGCACCAAGCTGTCATTCGAATATGCTGGAAAGCGCCGAACCGTGCTGCCATATGCCCTCGGGCATCGCTTCGGACACTGGTATCTCACAGCACCCGAGATCGGTGCTCCCGAGATCGTCAAAGCGTTCCGTGTGGACCGCATGGGACCACCTGCCATCGAGGGTGCTTCCAAGAGCTTCGATCGCCCTGCCGCCTTCAATCCCGACGAGGTGCTTCCCTCTGGTGCCGCTGAGGGAAGGTCGGACCGGTCGGCAACGGTGGTGTTTGATGCTGATGTCGGCCGGGTCGCCGTCGGCCAGGTCCCCGGAGCGGAGGTGACCGCAACCGACGGTCTGAGGACAACGGCGGAGGTGCCGGTGCGCGACGACGCAGGGTTCATCAACTGGCTCCTCGGATTCGATGACAAGGCGGTCATCGTGGCACCGGAGGACCTCAGAGATCGACTTCTCGCCCACATCGGCGCCGTACCGTGA